Below is a window of Paraburkholderia kururiensis DNA.
CGCGTACCTGATCGAACGCGGCGCTGCCGCTGTCGGTCTGCCGCTGACCGAAGCTGTCCCAGTCCGACGGAATGGTGATGCCCTCGCGCGCAGTCGGCACCGCGGCGATCAGCAGCTTGCCGCTGGTTTCGTCTACACCGGAGGCGATCAGCATGTCCGAATCGAAAGCGCCCGAGCAAAAGCTCTTTCGCCCCGAAAATTCATAGCCGCCATCGACCTTGCGCACGACGGTCCGCTTGTCGAGCGGATTGAGCGCGTTGCCCCAGAAGCGGTTGTGGCGCGCCGTCTGTTCGAACCAGGGTTCCCACTGATCGGGCCGCGCGAAGAGTCGCACCGTGGCAAGCAGCAGGTGATGAAAACCGTAGACGTGCGCGATGGAACTGTCCACGCGCGCGAACTGCCTCACCGTATCGAGCGTTTCGATCCAGTTCGCGCCCAGCCCGCCGTACGGCTTCGGAATGGAAAGCGCAAGCAGACCGCTGCTGCGAATCGCATCGCGCTCCGCTTTGGGCGTGCCGCCGCGCGCGTCGCGCTCGGCAGCCGTCGCGGCGAAGTCTTGCACGAGACGGTCGAGGGTCCGCTGAATCGAAGAAAAGCCGGACTCGGATGATGTGGACATGGCGCTTGCCTCCAGCACGGAATGGGGAACGGATTCAACCCGCCATCATAAGAGCACGCCGCGCGCGTGTCGTGGTCAGGATGTCGAATGCTTAGAAGGGGTGGGCATATGGGCGGGGGACAATTGCCGCACCAATTCACGATTCGCCCCATCGATATGACTTCGCGCGGCATGACCAACGCAGACAAAAATATTTGTCAGCGTGTCGTGCCGTTCTCTAGCATCGAGTCCTGTCGAACAACATGAACGAACCACACATGCAAAAACGAAAACTGCTTGGCGCGGCACTCGCTGCGCTCGCTCTCGGCTGGGGCTTCGCGAATGCGGCATCGGCCGCGGAAAAGACGCTGCGCGTCGGCATCATGTCGGGCGAGGACGAAGACGTCTGGAAAGTGGTCGCGGCCAACGCAGCGAAGCATGGCCTCGCCATCAAGATCACCACGTTCGCCGATTACACGCAGCCCAACGAGGCGCTGGCGCAGCACGATCTCGACGCCAACTCGTTCCAGCACAAGCCTTATCTGGAAGCACAGATCAAGGCGCGCGGCTACAAGATCGTGCCGGTGGGCTACACCTACGTGCAGCCTATCGGGCTCTATTCACGCAAGGTGAAGTCGGTTGCCGACCTTCCGCAAGGCGCGACGGTGGGCGTGCCGAACGACCCGAGCAATGAAGGACGCTCGCTGCTTCTGCTGCAATCGCTCGGCCTCATTACGTTGAAGCCCGCGGTGGGTCTCCTGCCGACGGCGCGCGATATCGAACGGAATCCTAAGAATCTGCACATCAAGGAACTCGATGCGGGCATCGTGGGGCGAGCGATCGGCGACCTCGACGCGGCCGTCGTGAATACCGACTGGGCCATCAAGGCCGGCATCAAGATTCCGCAGGAACGCATCGCGCAGGAGAAGGTGCCGAACAATCCGTATCGCAACTTCATCGCCGTGAACGAGCAGGATGCGAACGCGCCGTGGGTCCACGACCTCGTGCAGAGCTATCAGCAACCCAACGTATCGGCCGCGATCCTGAAGGTCTATCACGGCGCGACCCTGCCCGCCTGGGACGGCGCGCCGCAGTAGTCCCGCGGACGGTTCAGCGCCCGAGTCCGCTCTTCGCGATCTGCTGTTCCACGAACTGCGCGAAGAGCGTATGCAGGCGCGTGGTGGGATGCAGATCGTCGGCGAACATGTAGGTCTGGTCGGCGTTGGGCGTCGTGTAGGTGGGCGGCGAGCAGAGCAACGCGGTGTCGTGCGGCGTCTTCGCGGGGTCGCAGGCCGTGCCGGTGTTCGAGACGGCGAAACCATTGGCCTGGAAGTTCGCGATCACCTGGTTGAGCCAGGTAAAGGCGTCGATCTCGATGACCTTGCCTTGAAGGCCGCTGCTCTGCAAGCCGGCGTTCAAGGTGTCGTTGAAGAGTTGCGAAAGCTGCGTCAGATTCGCGCCGCCGTCCGACGACGTCACGCCTTTGGGCGACAGCCCGATGTTCGGCAGATTGACCACGACGACGTGCGTCGCCCCGCTCTGCACGATCTGCGCGACGAGCTGAACCAGCGTGTTCGCGGCCGTCTGCACCGTGGGCGCGGCGGCGGGCAGCGACCCGGCCCGCAGCACGTCGTTCGCGCCGGCCCACACCAGCACCAGCTGGTTCGCGTTGAAGCTTCCGTGCGCGGCCAGATAGCTCGACACCTGCTGGTTCATGGGCATTTCGACGTCGCCCAGCACATCGGTCAGATAGTCGTTCAGGTTCGCGGGCGTGGCCACCGTGGCGCCGCCCTCCGCGTACCCGACGCCGCTTTGCGCGCTGAGCTTGCGGGTGGCGTCGATCGAAAAAGCCGGCGTGAGCGTGTCGCCGTAGTACTGCGCGACGTCCTGCGTCCACACCTGCCCGGGGTTCGTCGTGAAGCGCCCGCCGCCCAGCGCACTCGCGAGCGGCGCATAGGTGCCGACGTCGGAGAGGCTGTCGCCGAACGACACCACCTGGAGATGCACGCCGCCGGCCGGGGCCGCCGCGCCGCCGCTACTGCCCGGGCCATTGCCTCCGCCGCCGCATGCGGCGAGCAACAGGGTCATCGCGACAAGCATTGCGGCACCTACCCTTCCATTCATGCGTTGCATGGCTTTCCTCCAGTAGACGGCGGCTTTCAGGCGACGGGCGGCGTGCCCACGCACCCGCGGCGCATACAGCACAATCCGCGGGCTCTCCCGTGTAGCAAGAAAGGTGCGCCGGTGTTGTTGGGTCTGGAGGAAGGTCTTCCGGCGTTCAGCCGATGGCATCCATCAGCCGGTACCACGCAACGCCCGCAGCGATGTAAAAGCGTTGCAGCGCATGGAGCGGAATCGGTTTGACAGCCGTGACGGCAAACGGAAACGGCGTCCGGCCGTCGCCCGCCATGCGCGCGGCAAGATGCTTGCCGAGCGTCGTGGCCATCGCGATACCGCGGCCGTTGTAGCCGAGCGCGATGCTGAGCCCCGGCGCGGGTTCGTGAACATGCGGCAGAAAATCGGCGGTGATGGCCACGCGCCCCGCCCATCGATACTCATACTCGATGCCCTTCAGTTGCGGATACATCAGCTCGACGGCGCGCTCCAGATGCGCCCAGTCGCTCGTCGCGCGCGGCTCGGAGAACGGTCCGCGGCCGCCCATCAGGAGGCGCCCCGCCGCGTCGCGCCGGAAATACAGCAGAAGACGGCGCGAGTCGGAAGCGACTTCGCCGCCGCGCAGAATCGCGTCGCCCACGCTGGGCGCCAACGGCCGCGTGGCGACGATGAAGCTGTTCGCCGCGATCACGGACTGCCGCAGACCGGGCCAAAGCGCGCCGGTATAGCCGTTGGTCGCAATCACGACACGCTGCGCGACGATGTTCGCGCCGCCGTGCGTCTGAACGTGCCAGCCGCGTTCGTCGCGCGAGAGGCGCGTGACCGACGTGTGTCCATGCACGGCCACGCCGAGATTCTGGGCCGCGCGCGCGAGACCTCGCACATAGCTGAGCGGCTGGATGCTGCCGGCGCGATGATCGATCCATCCGCCCACGTAGGCGCGCGTGCCGAGCCGCTGCGAAACGCCGGCCGCATCGAGCAGACTGACCCGGGCCCCGCGCGCGGCCCACTGCTGCGCACGCCGCGTCACGGTTTCGAGCATGGCACGCGACGGCGCCGGCTGGATCCAGCCGCCGCGCACGGCTTCGCACTCGATGCCGTACCGCTCGATCAGCTCGAACACGGTGTCGGCGGCGGTGCCCACGACCTCCACCAGACGGTTGCCCGCTGTCTCGCCGAACCGCTGCACGAGTTCGTCGGGGTCGTACTTGAGGCCCGGAATCACCTGGCCGCCATTGCGGCCCGACGCGCCCCAGCCCGGCTCCGCTGCATCGAGCACACACACCTTCACGCCGCGTTCGGCCAGATGCAACGCGGTCGAAAGGCCCGTGAGCCCCGCGCCGACGATCGCCACGTCGCACGATGCCGACTCGCGCAAGGCCGGCGTATCGGGCGCAGGCTGCGCCGTTGCGGCCCACAACGAATCGGGCAGCACTGCACCTTCTTTCACTTCGATCATGTTCAGTTCGGGTTAACGCCGGCGGGCGTGCCGTCAGGAGACAGCAGGCGCCGCAGGAAGTCCTGCGTGCGCGGATGCTGGGGATGGCTCAGGACCTCGCGCGCGGGGCCCGTCTCGCAGATCGTGCCGCCGTGCAGAAAGCACACGCGGTCGGCCACCTCGCGGGCAAAGGCCATTTCGTGCGTGACCACCACCATGGTCATGCCGTCGCGCGCCAACGCGCGCATCACGGCCAGCACTTCGCCCACGAGTTCGGGGTCGAGCGCGGACGTGGGCTCGTCGAAGAGCAGCGCGGCGGGTTCCATGGCAAGCGCCCGCGCAATCGCCACGCGCTGCTGCTGGCCGCCCGAAAGCTCCGCAGGGTACGCATTCATCCGATGCGAGAGGCCGACCTTCTCGAGCAGTTGCCTCGCCTGCTCGCGCGCCTGCGCCACCGGCGTGCGGCGCACATAGACAGGGCCTTCCATCACGTTTTCGAGCGCCGTTCGGTGCGCAAACAGGTTGAAGCGCTGAAACACCATGCCCACGCGCATGCGCAGTTCGTGAATGTTCTTCGCGTGCGCGTCCACCCGCACGCCGTCGATGGTGATGGAACCGGCGTCGTAGGTCTCGAAGCCGTTGATACAGCGCAGTACGGTCGACTTGCCCGACCCGGACGGTCCGATCAGGCACACCACTTCGCCTGCCCCGACGCTCAAACTCACGCCCTTGAGCACTTCCTGGTGGTGAAAGCGCTTGTGTATCGCGTTGATCTCGATCATCGGCTTTTCCTCACGGCGAGGCGCTTGCCAAGCTGGTTGACGCCGAACATCAGCGGCAGGCTCAGCACGAGGTACAGCAGCGCGACGAGCGTGTAGACCGTCATGTTCTGGAACGTCGACGACGCGATCAACTGCCCCGCGCGCGTGATTTCAGCCACGGTAATGGTGGAGGCCACCGACGAATCCTTCAGCAGCATGACGAGCGTGTTGCCGTAGGGCGGCAGCGCGATTCTGAAGGCCTGCGGCAGCACCACGCGGCGCATGATCAGCGGGCCGCGCATGCCGATGGCGTGCGCGGCTTCGATCTGCCCATGGTCGATGGCCTCGATGCCCGCGCGGAAGTTTTCCGCCTGATACGCCGAGTAAGCGATGCCCAGCCCGATCACGCCGGCCTGAAACGCCGACAGTTGCACGCCGAGGTCGGGCAGCACGAAATAGATGTAGAAGAGCTGCACGATGATCGGCAGCCCGCGGATCAGATTGATCACGGTGCTGCCGAACGCCGATGCGGCGCGGTTGCGCGACACCTTGAGCAGCGCGAGCACCAGACCGAGGATGGAACTGAGCACGAATGCACAGGCCGTGATCTCGATCGTGATGACCGCGCCTTTCAGCAGGATCGGCAAAAAGTCGATTGCGTTCTGCACAAACATCGCGCCTCCCGACACACTTCGCAGAGGGTCCTGGCCGCTATTGGGCGCGGACAGCTTCGAATACAGCGCAATGCACCGCCGGTCAGCTCATGTGCCACTTCTGCAGGATCTGCTGCAGCGTGCCGTCGGTCTTCATCTTTCTGATGGCCGAGTTCAGTTGTTCGAGCTTCGCCGTGTCGCCCTTACGCACGACGAAGCACACCTGCCCCTTCACCGCCGACTGATACTCGGGCACGAGCCGCACCTGCGGATTGGCGCCCTGCTGCAACTGGTAGGCCACGATGGGCTGATCGGCGAAACCTGCCTTGATCCGGCCCAGCGCCACGTCGCGCATGATGTCCGCGACGGAATCGTAGGTGCGGACTTCCTTGAAGATGCCCTTCTTGTTCAACGCATCGACGAACGCCGTGCCCACCTGTGCACCCACCACTTCGCCCTTGAGATCGTCCATCGAGGTGTAGTGGCCCTTGTCGTCGGCACGCACGACGAGCCCTTCGCCGTAGGAATAAACGGTGTCGGAAAAATCGACGATCTGCTGGCGCGCGGGCGTCTTCAGCATGGCCGCGGAAATGATGTCGATCTTCTCGGTGGTCAGCGACGGAATCAGCGCGGAGAACACGCTCTGCTGCACCTCGACCTTGAAGCCGCCCGCGCGGCCGGCCGCTTCGATAGCATCCACCATCATTCCCTGAATGGAATTGGTCTTGACGTCGAGGAACGTGAACGGCACGCCCGTGGCGGTTGCACCCACCTTCCAGGTGGGCTCGGCACGCGCGGCGCCCGAGGAGATCGCGAAACAGGCGGCAAAACCGGCTGCAAGCAAGATGAGGCGTTTGACGAACGAGACCATGCGTTTCTCCTGGCGAAGCGCCGGCGGATTGGCGTGAGCCGTCGGCGATGTTGTTTTGTGACTGCGAAGCCATGATAGTCGAATCAAAAAAATCGCAAATAGATTTTTGAGTATCGATATTCGATACGATATGATGCGATATCGCATTCAACGCGCGCTCAACGGACAGACCCCGATGGACAATTCGCCCGCCGACAATGGCGCCGGAAACGGCGCCGATCTGCTCTTCAATCAGTCGCTGGAAAAGGGGCTGGGCGTATTGCGCGCGTTCAGCGCGAAGCGCCGCACCATGACGTTGGCCGAGGTGGCCGAAGCGGCGTCGATGTCCAAAAGCTCGGCGCAGCGCATGGTCTACACGCTGGAGAAGCTGGGCTACATCCGCAAACATCCGCTCACGCGCCGCTACCAGTTGACGCCGCGCGTCATGCAGATCGGCTTCAACTATCTGGCCGCCGACACGTTGATCGACGTCGCGAATCCGTTCCTCTCGGAACTCACGAACATCACGGGCGAGACGACGAACCTGACGGAGCCCGACGAGGACGAAATGGTGTACGTCTCGCGCTTCGTATCGACGAAGTTCGTGCCGATTCACATGCCCATCGGCAGCCGCATTCCCATGTACTGCACGGGCAGCGGGCGCGCATTCCTGAGCGCGTTGCCGCCCGACGAGGCACGCGTGCGCCTCGAGCAGATGAACCGCGTCGCGTTCACCGCCAACACCGTCACCGACGTGGCGAGGCTCGGCGAGTTGCTCGCCGAAGTACGCCAGAACGGCTATGCCACGAACCGCGAAGAGTTGTTCATCGGCGATATGTCGATCGCGGCGCCCGTGGTGGGAAGTCAGGGGCGCCCCGTCGCCGCGGTACACGTGGTGGCGCCCACCAGCCGATGGACTTTCGACGAGGCGCGGCTAAAGCTCGCGCCGGCCGTGATCGATTGCGCGAGAGGCATCAGCAATTCGATACGAACGCTCGAGTAGCGGCGCGATGCTTCACGCGAGCGCGGCCTCGCCTCACACCCCGCCATCGCCGTACTGCCTGAGCACCTTCGCGATGACCACGCGATAGCCGTCGAGCCAGCGCGCCTGCTGCGATTTCGCTGCGAGATGCGCGGGATGCTCGATCAATTGCAGCAGCGCCGCTTCCGATTCCCAGTAGTAGATGTTCTGAATGAGCCCCGCGCTCGCGTTCTCCCAGGTCTCCTCGCCGAGATAGCCGGGAATCGCGCGGGCCGCTTCCGCGATCTCTTTATCGAGGCGATGGAATGCGTCGTCGAACTGGCCTGCCTTGAAAACGAAGGTGGAAGAGTACATTCGGGTTCCTTAGCATCATCGATGAAGGTAGACGGAAGGTCTCGCCTGCCGCCTTCCCGCTGAATAAAAAAGGCAACGCGCCATGCGTTGCCTTCGTTGCTGCATCGGCCGCTTCGATCCGCAGCCGAACAAGGTGCATAAGGTGCGATCAGCAACCCGTCTGCTTCACGCGCTCCACGGCGAGGCCGAACGCCGGACGCAGCTTCGTGCCCACCACGTTGCCGAAGAACGCCGAAACGAGCCACAGCCAGCCATGCAGGCTGCCCGACACGATGCCGCTGAAGTACGCGCCGATATTGCAGCCGTACGCGAGACGCGCGCCGTAGCCGAGCAGCAGTCCGCCGACCACCGCCGCGATCAGCGAGCGCAGCGGCAGGCGCCACACGGGCGCATAGCGGCCGGCAAGCGAAGCGGCCACCATCGCGCCGATCACGATGCCGATATCCATCACCGACTTCACGTCGTGGCTCA
It encodes the following:
- a CDS encoding antibiotic biosynthesis monooxygenase family protein, with protein sequence MYSSTFVFKAGQFDDAFHRLDKEIAEAARAIPGYLGEETWENASAGLIQNIYYWESEAALLQLIEHPAHLAAKSQQARWLDGYRVVIAKVLRQYGDGGV
- a CDS encoding NAD(P)/FAD-dependent oxidoreductase, which encodes MIEVKEGAVLPDSLWAATAQPAPDTPALRESASCDVAIVGAGLTGLSTALHLAERGVKVCVLDAAEPGWGASGRNGGQVIPGLKYDPDELVQRFGETAGNRLVEVVGTAADTVFELIERYGIECEAVRGGWIQPAPSRAMLETVTRRAQQWAARGARVSLLDAAGVSQRLGTRAYVGGWIDHRAGSIQPLSYVRGLARAAQNLGVAVHGHTSVTRLSRDERGWHVQTHGGANIVAQRVVIATNGYTGALWPGLRQSVIAANSFIVATRPLAPSVGDAILRGGEVASDSRRLLLYFRRDAAGRLLMGGRGPFSEPRATSDWAHLERAVELMYPQLKGIEYEYRWAGRVAITADFLPHVHEPAPGLSIALGYNGRGIAMATTLGKHLAARMAGDGRTPFPFAVTAVKPIPLHALQRFYIAAGVAWYRLMDAIG
- a CDS encoding amino acid ABC transporter permease, translating into MFVQNAIDFLPILLKGAVITIEITACAFVLSSILGLVLALLKVSRNRAASAFGSTVINLIRGLPIIVQLFYIYFVLPDLGVQLSAFQAGVIGLGIAYSAYQAENFRAGIEAIDHGQIEAAHAIGMRGPLIMRRVVLPQAFRIALPPYGNTLVMLLKDSSVASTITVAEITRAGQLIASSTFQNMTVYTLVALLYLVLSLPLMFGVNQLGKRLAVRKSR
- a CDS encoding amino acid ABC transporter ATP-binding protein, which encodes MIEINAIHKRFHHQEVLKGVSLSVGAGEVVCLIGPSGSGKSTVLRCINGFETYDAGSITIDGVRVDAHAKNIHELRMRVGMVFQRFNLFAHRTALENVMEGPVYVRRTPVAQAREQARQLLEKVGLSHRMNAYPAELSGGQQQRVAIARALAMEPAALLFDEPTSALDPELVGEVLAVMRALARDGMTMVVVTHEMAFAREVADRVCFLHGGTICETGPAREVLSHPQHPRTQDFLRRLLSPDGTPAGVNPN
- a CDS encoding ABC transporter substrate-binding protein; amino-acid sequence: MVSFVKRLILLAAGFAACFAISSGAARAEPTWKVGATATGVPFTFLDVKTNSIQGMMVDAIEAAGRAGGFKVEVQQSVFSALIPSLTTEKIDIISAAMLKTPARQQIVDFSDTVYSYGEGLVVRADDKGHYTSMDDLKGEVVGAQVGTAFVDALNKKGIFKEVRTYDSVADIMRDVALGRIKAGFADQPIVAYQLQQGANPQVRLVPEYQSAVKGQVCFVVRKGDTAKLEQLNSAIRKMKTDGTLQQILQKWHMS
- a CDS encoding SGNH/GDSL hydrolase family protein; this translates as MQRMNGRVGAAMLVAMTLLLAACGGGGNGPGSSGGAAAPAGGVHLQVVSFGDSLSDVGTYAPLASALGGGRFTTNPGQVWTQDVAQYYGDTLTPAFSIDATRKLSAQSGVGYAEGGATVATPANLNDYLTDVLGDVEMPMNQQVSSYLAAHGSFNANQLVLVWAGANDVLRAGSLPAAAPTVQTAANTLVQLVAQIVQSGATHVVVVNLPNIGLSPKGVTSSDGGANLTQLSQLFNDTLNAGLQSSGLQGKVIEIDAFTWLNQVIANFQANGFAVSNTGTACDPAKTPHDTALLCSPPTYTTPNADQTYMFADDLHPTTRLHTLFAQFVEQQIAKSGLGR
- a CDS encoding acyl-CoA dehydrogenase family protein — its product is MSTSSESGFSSIQRTLDRLVQDFAATAAERDARGGTPKAERDAIRSSGLLALSIPKPYGGLGANWIETLDTVRQFARVDSSIAHVYGFHHLLLATVRLFARPDQWEPWFEQTARHNRFWGNALNPLDKRTVVRKVDGGYEFSGRKSFCSGAFDSDMLIASGVDETSGKLLIAAVPTAREGITIPSDWDSFGQRQTDSGSAAFDQVRVQESEMLLDPGPLSTPFACLRPLLAQLIFAHLFLGVSEGAFAQMKHYTLHESRPWFKSPAKSANEDPYTLLRYGEFWVGLESVRLLVQQAASRFDAAWNEGTALDEAGRGQVAVAVATAKVAATRVGLDLTSRLFEVAGARATQGALRLDRFWRNLRTQTLHDPVDYKLQELGEWALNDTLPAPSFYS
- a CDS encoding IclR family transcriptional regulator; amino-acid sequence: MDNSPADNGAGNGADLLFNQSLEKGLGVLRAFSAKRRTMTLAEVAEAASMSKSSAQRMVYTLEKLGYIRKHPLTRRYQLTPRVMQIGFNYLAADTLIDVANPFLSELTNITGETTNLTEPDEDEMVYVSRFVSTKFVPIHMPIGSRIPMYCTGSGRAFLSALPPDEARVRLEQMNRVAFTANTVTDVARLGELLAEVRQNGYATNREELFIGDMSIAAPVVGSQGRPVAAVHVVAPTSRWTFDEARLKLAPAVIDCARGISNSIRTLE
- a CDS encoding MetQ/NlpA family lipoprotein translates to MQKRKLLGAALAALALGWGFANAASAAEKTLRVGIMSGEDEDVWKVVAANAAKHGLAIKITTFADYTQPNEALAQHDLDANSFQHKPYLEAQIKARGYKIVPVGYTYVQPIGLYSRKVKSVADLPQGATVGVPNDPSNEGRSLLLLQSLGLITLKPAVGLLPTARDIERNPKNLHIKELDAGIVGRAIGDLDAAVVNTDWAIKAGIKIPQERIAQEKVPNNPYRNFIAVNEQDANAPWVHDLVQSYQQPNVSAAILKVYHGATLPAWDGAPQ